A genomic region of Drosophila kikkawai strain 14028-0561.14 chromosome X, DkikHiC1v2, whole genome shotgun sequence contains the following coding sequences:
- the Mur2B gene encoding uncharacterized protein Mur2B isoform X2, giving the protein MMHCLWSQLLLGIMMALVALAASRSVRQVGGGYPPVLPGGYYAQPPPPPPHYPVYPPHSYGYGGYQAHGFAPAGNYYGVYQSFPGGGDPVQFDYNNRCSRNYIGIKPHPDQNQYYYVCQSNCVIFSKCRNHQSFDPNSRRCVPQQQHQIPQTSHHPRPKQCQKEGRFPHKDDCKVYYRCDKNQTQPWLFACPVGTIFSPLVRKCVPGDQCPSTEISPSGSYIPQNCELKFPVCTEEGTFRSPTDCALYYTCRQQENGNYLQTRFKCPGSNSFDTERKLCRPRSEVDCYDYPPALPYYPYYPPYPAAPLYEEDDYDTGAGAGVANKEQPALKSGRFQEDIVILPTTTTTEKSHYGYPSYSYDHSSYYRSKEPAAESLHVEDEKIVKPSVNVVILPSSTPATTSTQYQSTKYQYKRFTDTPQPKGAGQGLHLSNNIVILPTTEITTTTTTAKTPAHTCPTLPTTTSTQKPTTTPNTSTEPTSTPKPTTTTPKTSTVTTTTTKPTTTTQKISTVTTTSPKPTTTTPKTSTVTTTTRKPTTTTPNPTTTTRKTSTVTTTTAKSTTTTAIPSTTSRTSTVTTTTPQSTTTTAKTSTVTTTTAKPTTTTSKPSTTTPKTSTVTTTIPQSTTTTPKTSTVTTTTAKPTTTTAKPSTTTPKTSTVTTTTPQPTTTTPKTSTVTTTTAKPTTTTSKPSTTTPKTSTVTTTTSQPTTTTPKTSTVTTTTAKPTTTTSKPPTTTPKTSTVTTTTPQPTTTTPKTSTVTTTTAKPTTTTSKPPTTTPKTSTVTTTTPQPTTTTPKTSTVTTTTAKPTTTTSKPSTTTPKTSTVTTTTPQPTTTTPKTSTVTTTTAKPTTTTSKPSTTTPKTSTVTTTTSQPTTTTPKTSTVTTTTAKPTTTTSKPPTTTPKTSTVTTTTPQPTTTTPKTSTVTTTTAKSTTTTSKPPTTTAKTSTVTTTTAKPTTTTPKPSTTTPKTSTITTTTPKQTTTTPPPTTTTKNPTTVTTSTQKPTSTTPWLTTEITRTTETTTVLITTERPTTTTPKTSTVTISTQGPTTTEKLTSVTATSTVTTSPSPDHNSTATTDLTTRPHCPDPDSTSVSIPEDYSTEKVPQLIVKVYEPIDLKIVFCPKSCDQEHDHKYDPADNHKNITSCTGGNCEEEEIRKHVDIQWKPLELSDIASFRNAV; this is encoded by the exons ATGATGCACTGCCTCTGGTCGCAACTGCTGCTGGGCATTATGATGGCCCTGGTCGCCCTGGCTGCCAGTCGTTCGGTGCGCCAAGTCGGCGGTGGCTATCCGCCGGTACTCCCAGGTGGCTACTACGctcagccgccgccgccgccgccccaCTATCCGGTCTATCCGCCGCACTCATATGGCTATGGCGGCTATCAAGCTCATGGCTTTGCTCCGGCTGGAAACTACTATGGAGTGTATCAGAGCTTTCCAGGAGGCGGTGATCCAGTTCAGTTCGATTAT AATAATCGTTGTTCGCGAAACTACATTGGCATCAAGCCACATCCCGACCAGAATCAGTACTATTATGTGTGCCAGTCCAACTGTGTGATCTTTAGCAAGTGCCGCAACCACCAG AGCTTCGACCCAAACAGCAGACGCTGcgtgccgcagcagcagcatcagatTCCCCAGACCTCGCATCATCCCCGTCCCAAGCAATGCCAAAAAGAGGGTCGCTTCCCACATAAGGATGACTGTAAGGTCTACTATCGCTGCGACAAGAACCAGACACAGCCCTGGCTATTTGCCTGCCCTGTAGGAACCATCTTCTCGCCGCTGGTACGCAAGTGCGTGCCCGGCGACCAGTGCCCCTCCACGGAGATATCGCCCAGCGGCAGCTACATTCCACAAAACTGTGAGCTCAAGTTTCCCGTGTGCACTGAGGAGGGCACCTTCCGCTCGCCGACGGACTGCGCCCTGTACTATACGTGCCGCCAGCAGGAGAACGGCAACTATCTGCAGACGCGCTTTAAGTGCCCCGGCAGTAATAGCTTTGATACGGAACGTAAGCTCTGCCGGCCACGCAGCGAAGTAGATTGCTACGACTACCCGCCGGCACTGCCGTATTATCCGTACTACCCGCCCTATCCGGCTGCTCCGCTTTACGAGGAGGATGACTACGATACGGGAGCGGGAGCTGGAGTGGCGAATAAGGAGCAGCCAGCCCTAAAGTCAGGAAGGTTCCAAGAGGACATTGTCATACTGCCCACGACGACGACCACAGAAAAGTCTCACTATGGCTATCCTTCGTATTCCTATGACCATTCGTCCTATTATCGAAGTAAGGAGCCAGCCGCAGAGAGCTTACACGTCGAGGATGAGAAAATTGTCAAGCCATCGGTGAATGTTGTCATCTTGCCTAGCTCCACACCGGCTACGACCAGCACCCAGTATCAGTCTACGAAGTACCAATACAAGCGGTTCACAGACACCCCCCAGCCAAAAGGTGCCGGACAGGGGCTGCATCTATCAAATAATATTGTTATTTTGCCAACTACTGAGATCACGaccacgacgacgacagcCAAGACTCCGGCACACACATGCCCCACTTTGCCGACAACAACTTCAACTCAGAAACCGACGACCACTCCGAATACCAGCACGGAACCGACAAGCACTCCGAAACCCACAACGACGACTCCCAAAACATCTACAGTGACAACAACTACTACAAAGCCCACAACGACGACTCAAAAAATATCTACAGTCACTACAACTAGCCCAAAACCAACAACGACGACTCCTAAAACATCTACAGTGACCACAACTACTCGTAAACCAACAACGACAACTCCTAATCCAACAACAACGACTCGTAAAACCTCTACTGTCACTACAACTACCGCAAAATCAACAACGACGACTGCTATACCATCAACGACTTCTAGAACATCTACAGTGACCACAACTACTCCTcaatcaacaacaacgactGCTAAAACGTCTACAGTGACCACAACTACTGCAAAGCCCACAACGACGACTTCTAAGCCATCAACAACGACTCCTAAAACTTCTACAGTGACCACAACTATTCCTCagtcaacaacaacgactCCTAAAACATCTACAGTGACCACAACTACTGCAAAGCCCACAACGACGACTGCTAAACCATCGACAACGACTCCTAAAACTTCTACAGTGACCACAACTACTCCtcaaccaacaacaacgactCCTAAAACATCTACAGTGACCACAACTACTGCAAAGCCCACAACGACGACTTCTAAGCCATCAACAACGACTCCTAAAACTTCTACAGTGACCACAACTACTTCtcaaccaacaacaacgactCCTAAAACATCTACAGTGACCACAACTACTGCAAAGCCCACAACGACGACTTCTAAGCCACCAACAACGACTCCTAAAACTTCTACAGTGACCACAACTACTCCtcaaccaacaacaacgactCCTAAAACATCTACAGTGACCACAACTACTGCAAAGCCCACAACGACGACTTCTAAGCCACCAACAACGACTCCTAAAACTTCTACAGTGACCACAACTACTCCtcaaccaacaacaacgactCCTAAAACATCTACAGTGACCACAACTACTGCAAAGCCCACAACGACGACTTCTAAGCCATCAACAACGACTCCTAAAACTTCTACAGTGACCACAACTACTCCtcaaccaacaacaacgactCCTAAAACATCTACAGTGACCACAACTACTGCAAAGCCCACAACGACGACTTCTAAGCCATCAACAACGACTCCTAAAACTTCTACAGTGACCACAACTACTTCtcaaccaacaacaacgactCCTAAAACATCTACAGTGACCACAACTACTGCAAAGCCCACAACGACGACTTCTAAGCCACCAACAACGACTCCTAAAACTTCTACAGTGACCACAACTACTCCtcaaccaacaacaacgactCCTAAAACATCTACAGTGACCACAACTACTGCAAAGTCCACAACGACGACTTCTAAGCCACCAACAACGACTGCTAAAACATCTACAGTGACCACAACTACTGCAAAGCCGACAACGACGACTCCTAAGCCATCAACAACGACTCCTAAAACATCtacaataacaacaaccaCTCCAAAACAAACAACGACAACTCCACCACCAACTACAACTACCAAAAATCCGACCACAGTTACTACCTCGACCCAAAAACCAACAAGCACGACTCCTTGGTTAACAACGGAAATCACGAGAACAACGGAAACGACTACAGTACTAATTACCACTGAAAGGCCAACGACGACAACTCCAAAGACATCGACTGTGACCATAAGTACCCAGGGACCCACCACAACTGAGAAATTGACATCCGTGACGGCGACGAGCACTGTGACAACCTCACCGTCCCCCGACCACAATAGCACAGCCACAACGGACTTGACGACGCGGCCCCACTGTCCCGACCCGGACTCCACCTCAG TGTCCATACCCGAGGACTACTCCACCGAAAAGGTACCGCAGCTCATCGTCAAGGTGTACGAGCCCATCGACCTGAAGATTGTCTTCTGTCCCAAGTCCTGTGACCAGGAACATGACCACAAATATG ACCCAGCTGATAATCATAAGAATATAACCAGCTGTACTGGCGGTAACTGCGAGGAAGAGGAGATCCGCAAGCATGTGGATATCCAATGGAAGCCACTGGAACTCAGCGACATTGCCAGCTTTCGGAATGCAGTCTAA
- the Mur2B gene encoding mucin-2 isoform X1 — translation MMHCLWSQLLLGIMMALVALAASRSVRQVGGGYPPVLPGGYYAQPPPPPPHYPVYPPHSYGYGGYQAHGFAPAGNYYGVYQSFPGGGDPVQFDYNNRCSRNYIGIKPHPDQNQYYYVCQSNCVIFSKCRNHQSFDPNSRRCVPQQQHQIPQTSHHPRPKQCQKEGRFPHKDDCKVYYRCDKNQTQPWLFACPVGTIFSPLVRKCVPGDQCPSTEISPSGSYIPQNCELKFPVCTEEGTFRSPTDCALYYTCRQQENGNYLQTRFKCPGSNSFDTERKLCRPRSEVDCYDYPPALPYYPYYPPYPAAPLYEEDDYDTGAGAGVANKEQPALKSGRFQEDIVILPTTTTTEKSHYGYPSYSYDHSSYYRSKEPAAESLHVEDEKIVKPSVNVVILPSSTPATTSTQYQSTKYQYKRFTDTPQPKGAGQGLHLSNNIVILPTTEITTTTTTAKTPAHTCPTLPTTTSTQKPTTTPNTSTEPTSTPKPTTTTPKTSTVTTTTTKPTTTTQKISTVTTTSPKPTTTTPKTSTVTTTTRKPTTTTPNPTTTTRKTSTVTTTTAKSTTTTAIPSTTSRTSTVTTTTPQSTTTTAKTSTVTTTTAKPTTTTSKPSTTTPKTSTVTTTIPQSTTTTPKTSTVTTTTAKPTTTTAKPSTTTPKTSTVTTTTPQPTTTTPKTSTVTTTTAKPTTTTSKPSTTTPKTSTVTTTTSQPTTTTPKTSTVTTTTAKPTTTTSKPPTTTPKTSTVTTTTPQPTTTTPKTSTVTTTTAKPTTTTSKPPTTTPKTSTVTTTTPQPTTTTPKTSTVTTTTAKPTTTTSKPSTTTPKTSTVTTTTPQPTTTTPKTSTVTTTTAKPTTTTSKPSTTTPKTSTVTTTTSQPTTTTPKTSTVTTTTAKPTTTTSKPPTTTPKTSTVTTTTPQPTTTTPKTSTVTTTTAKSTTTTSKPPTTTAKTSTVTTTTAKPTTTTPKPSTTTPKTSTITTTTPKQTTTTPPPTTTTKNPTTVTTSTQKPTSTTPWLTTEITRTTETTTVLITTERPTTTTPKTSTVTISTQGPTTTEKLTSVTATSTVTTSPSPDHNSTATTDLTTRPHCPDPDSTSDTSTHPACTPTQHLQPLQTQGQQSSVQSPNNTHTDTAKTGNGNPLGQREELHQPLRANSLHSTVEALDYMDDGPSFSAESEAEAEAGRATTAKVPTMSTLAAAQILRKLFHVISTTTPASRERALTQRPPGVTIAQMARHNLATSKPFIAHSLRLSIQQLASTQKRSVQSKVLPLAAKKEPEDSEYYDSDTSDHQYADDEDNQVVERRRDTPKAMASSTTMAAVIPAVQDSTTTTEQQETSSRPSSTAKPLETTTMMNDSEYSDSDYANDEAENEIPDGVKSLEARKSLLLSLLKERLQPLPVALPAMKAGRSRSTKTSTRTSTSSSTSTSSSTSTSSSTSTSTSTSTRSPLTSTTPRSNPEATLQATNKGQRSSEYYDDDDDYLEDEPASHLANQNTTELAKKPPTVTAKRHVVVLPQSQLQPQPQTQKAVQVVASSEQPLGLRESSQLPTASFLRQSSSEADDGAKSNSNSLADEASRRRSFLGRILGLTSRTTTVSPKTTTHNTQSTRTHRTLSTASFTASSTESFTTTATESSPVSAIQGDPTRVPRSFTTNLLEKAEKAYALKAATETKPRKATSTVTPRTETPTTPPPPAVHQEVLSVNRRPWLLSARNQTVHLTPIAITSTLNPVSQVNSSKILRPLVSIPEDYSTEKVPQLIVKVYEPIDLKIVFCPKSCDQEHDHKYDPADNHKNITSCTGGNCEEEEIRKHVDIQWKPLELSDIASFRNAV, via the exons ATGATGCACTGCCTCTGGTCGCAACTGCTGCTGGGCATTATGATGGCCCTGGTCGCCCTGGCTGCCAGTCGTTCGGTGCGCCAAGTCGGCGGTGGCTATCCGCCGGTACTCCCAGGTGGCTACTACGctcagccgccgccgccgccgccccaCTATCCGGTCTATCCGCCGCACTCATATGGCTATGGCGGCTATCAAGCTCATGGCTTTGCTCCGGCTGGAAACTACTATGGAGTGTATCAGAGCTTTCCAGGAGGCGGTGATCCAGTTCAGTTCGATTAT AATAATCGTTGTTCGCGAAACTACATTGGCATCAAGCCACATCCCGACCAGAATCAGTACTATTATGTGTGCCAGTCCAACTGTGTGATCTTTAGCAAGTGCCGCAACCACCAG AGCTTCGACCCAAACAGCAGACGCTGcgtgccgcagcagcagcatcagatTCCCCAGACCTCGCATCATCCCCGTCCCAAGCAATGCCAAAAAGAGGGTCGCTTCCCACATAAGGATGACTGTAAGGTCTACTATCGCTGCGACAAGAACCAGACACAGCCCTGGCTATTTGCCTGCCCTGTAGGAACCATCTTCTCGCCGCTGGTACGCAAGTGCGTGCCCGGCGACCAGTGCCCCTCCACGGAGATATCGCCCAGCGGCAGCTACATTCCACAAAACTGTGAGCTCAAGTTTCCCGTGTGCACTGAGGAGGGCACCTTCCGCTCGCCGACGGACTGCGCCCTGTACTATACGTGCCGCCAGCAGGAGAACGGCAACTATCTGCAGACGCGCTTTAAGTGCCCCGGCAGTAATAGCTTTGATACGGAACGTAAGCTCTGCCGGCCACGCAGCGAAGTAGATTGCTACGACTACCCGCCGGCACTGCCGTATTATCCGTACTACCCGCCCTATCCGGCTGCTCCGCTTTACGAGGAGGATGACTACGATACGGGAGCGGGAGCTGGAGTGGCGAATAAGGAGCAGCCAGCCCTAAAGTCAGGAAGGTTCCAAGAGGACATTGTCATACTGCCCACGACGACGACCACAGAAAAGTCTCACTATGGCTATCCTTCGTATTCCTATGACCATTCGTCCTATTATCGAAGTAAGGAGCCAGCCGCAGAGAGCTTACACGTCGAGGATGAGAAAATTGTCAAGCCATCGGTGAATGTTGTCATCTTGCCTAGCTCCACACCGGCTACGACCAGCACCCAGTATCAGTCTACGAAGTACCAATACAAGCGGTTCACAGACACCCCCCAGCCAAAAGGTGCCGGACAGGGGCTGCATCTATCAAATAATATTGTTATTTTGCCAACTACTGAGATCACGaccacgacgacgacagcCAAGACTCCGGCACACACATGCCCCACTTTGCCGACAACAACTTCAACTCAGAAACCGACGACCACTCCGAATACCAGCACGGAACCGACAAGCACTCCGAAACCCACAACGACGACTCCCAAAACATCTACAGTGACAACAACTACTACAAAGCCCACAACGACGACTCAAAAAATATCTACAGTCACTACAACTAGCCCAAAACCAACAACGACGACTCCTAAAACATCTACAGTGACCACAACTACTCGTAAACCAACAACGACAACTCCTAATCCAACAACAACGACTCGTAAAACCTCTACTGTCACTACAACTACCGCAAAATCAACAACGACGACTGCTATACCATCAACGACTTCTAGAACATCTACAGTGACCACAACTACTCCTcaatcaacaacaacgactGCTAAAACGTCTACAGTGACCACAACTACTGCAAAGCCCACAACGACGACTTCTAAGCCATCAACAACGACTCCTAAAACTTCTACAGTGACCACAACTATTCCTCagtcaacaacaacgactCCTAAAACATCTACAGTGACCACAACTACTGCAAAGCCCACAACGACGACTGCTAAACCATCGACAACGACTCCTAAAACTTCTACAGTGACCACAACTACTCCtcaaccaacaacaacgactCCTAAAACATCTACAGTGACCACAACTACTGCAAAGCCCACAACGACGACTTCTAAGCCATCAACAACGACTCCTAAAACTTCTACAGTGACCACAACTACTTCtcaaccaacaacaacgactCCTAAAACATCTACAGTGACCACAACTACTGCAAAGCCCACAACGACGACTTCTAAGCCACCAACAACGACTCCTAAAACTTCTACAGTGACCACAACTACTCCtcaaccaacaacaacgactCCTAAAACATCTACAGTGACCACAACTACTGCAAAGCCCACAACGACGACTTCTAAGCCACCAACAACGACTCCTAAAACTTCTACAGTGACCACAACTACTCCtcaaccaacaacaacgactCCTAAAACATCTACAGTGACCACAACTACTGCAAAGCCCACAACGACGACTTCTAAGCCATCAACAACGACTCCTAAAACTTCTACAGTGACCACAACTACTCCtcaaccaacaacaacgactCCTAAAACATCTACAGTGACCACAACTACTGCAAAGCCCACAACGACGACTTCTAAGCCATCAACAACGACTCCTAAAACTTCTACAGTGACCACAACTACTTCtcaaccaacaacaacgactCCTAAAACATCTACAGTGACCACAACTACTGCAAAGCCCACAACGACGACTTCTAAGCCACCAACAACGACTCCTAAAACTTCTACAGTGACCACAACTACTCCtcaaccaacaacaacgactCCTAAAACATCTACAGTGACCACAACTACTGCAAAGTCCACAACGACGACTTCTAAGCCACCAACAACGACTGCTAAAACATCTACAGTGACCACAACTACTGCAAAGCCGACAACGACGACTCCTAAGCCATCAACAACGACTCCTAAAACATCtacaataacaacaaccaCTCCAAAACAAACAACGACAACTCCACCACCAACTACAACTACCAAAAATCCGACCACAGTTACTACCTCGACCCAAAAACCAACAAGCACGACTCCTTGGTTAACAACGGAAATCACGAGAACAACGGAAACGACTACAGTACTAATTACCACTGAAAGGCCAACGACGACAACTCCAAAGACATCGACTGTGACCATAAGTACCCAGGGACCCACCACAACTGAGAAATTGACATCCGTGACGGCGACGAGCACTGTGACAACCTCACCGTCCCCCGACCACAATAGCACAGCCACAACGGACTTGACGACGCGGCCCCACTGTCCCGACCCGGACTCCACCTCAG ATACAAGCACACACCCAGCATGCACACCGACACAACACCTGCAGCCACTCCAGACCCAAGGACAACAGTCCAGCGTACAGTCAcccaacaacacacacactgacacaGCGAAAACTGGGAACGGGAATCCACTGGGGCAGCGGGAGGAGCTGCATCAGCCTCTGCGGGCCAACAGTCTTCACTCCACAGTAGAGGCCTTGGACTACATGGACGACGGGCCATCGTTTTCCGCCGAGTCCGAGGCGGAAGCGGAAGCGGGACGGGCGACAACGGCCAAGGTACCGACCATGTCCACACTGGCAGCTGCTCAAATCCTACGGAAACTGTTCCACGTGATCTCTACCACTACTCCAGCCAgccgagagcgcgctctcacCCAGCGTCCGCCCGGTGTGACCATTGCCCAGATGGCCAGGCACAATTTGGCCACTTCCAAGCCTTTTATTGCCCACTCGCTGCGACTTTCCATCCAGCAGTTGGCCTCTACACAGAAGCGTTCCGTCCAATCAAAGGTCCTGCCGTTGGCAGCCAAAAAGGAGCCAGAAGATTCGGAATACTATGACAGCGACACCTCAGATCACCAGTATGCCGATGACGAGGACAACCAAGTGGTGGAGAGGCGGAGGGACACACCCAAGGCCATGGCCAGTAGCACAACGATGGCCGCTGTCATACCAGCAGTCCAGGACTCCACCACGACCACGGAGCAGCAAGAAACTAGTTCCAGGCCGAGTTCTACAGCAAAGCCACTGGAGACGACGACAATGATGAATGATTCGGAATATTCCGACTCTGACTATGCCAATGATGAGGCCGAGAACGAGATTCCCGACGGAGTCAAGAGCCTGGAGGCACGAAAGAGTCTGTTGCTTAGTCTGCTGAAGGAGAGGCTGCAGCCACTGCCCGTGGCTCTGCCGGCAATGAAGGCTGGTAGGAGTAGAAGTACAAAGACTAGTACTCGTACAAGTACAAGTTCTAGTACTAGCACAAGTTCTAGTACAAGTACAAGTTCTAGCACTAGCACTAGCACTAGCACAAGTACTAGGTCCCCCCTGACTTCGACTACGCCGCGCTCTAACCCAGAGGCAACACTTCAAGCTACAAATAAAGGTCAACGAAGCTCGGAATACtacgatgatgacgatgattaTTTGGAGGATGAGCCTGCCAGCCATTTGGCGAACCAAAACACAACTGAATTGGCCAAGAAGCCACCGACAGTGACTGCCAAGCGACATGTAGTTGTTCTTCCACAGTCACAGttacagccacagccacaaaCACAGAAGGCTGTTCAAGTAGTAGCTTCTAGTGAACAGCCACTAGGATTGAGAGAGAGTTCACAGCTACCCACTGCCAGCTTCCTGAGGCAGTCCTCCTCCGAAGCGGATGATGGAGCGAAGAGTAACAGCAATTCCCTGGCAGATGAAGCAAGCCGAAGACGTAGTTTCCTTGGCCGCATCCTAGGACTCACTAGCAGAACCACCACAGTCAGTCCCAAGACGACGACGCACAACACACAGTCAACCAGAACACATAGGACATTATCCACTGCATCATTTACAGCATCATCCACAGAATCATTCACAACAACAGCCACAGAATCATCACCAGTATCAGCGATACAGGGAGATCCAACAAGAGTTCCACGAAGTTTTACGACAAACCTGCTggaaaaagcagaaaaagcTTATGCTTTGAAGGCAGCCACAGAAACCAAGCCAAGAAAGGCAACATCTACAGTCACACCGAGAACAGAAACACCaaccacgccgccgccgccggcagTTCACCAGGAAGTGTTGTCCGTGAACAGAAGGCCGTGGCTGCTGTCGGCGCGGAATCAAACCGTTCATCTAACACCCATCGCCATCACTTCTACCTTAAACCCAGTGAGCCAAGTTAATAGTTCGAAAATCCTCCGCCCGCTAGTGTCCATACCCGAGGACTACTCCACCGAAAAGGTACCGCAGCTCATCGTCAAGGTGTACGAGCCCATCGACCTGAAGATTGTCTTCTGTCCCAAGTCCTGTGACCAGGAACATGACCACAAATATG ACCCAGCTGATAATCATAAGAATATAACCAGCTGTACTGGCGGTAACTGCGAGGAAGAGGAGATCCGCAAGCATGTGGATATCCAATGGAAGCCACTGGAACTCAGCGACATTGCCAGCTTTCGGAATGCAGTCTAA